Proteins encoded by one window of Desulfovibrio ferrophilus:
- a CDS encoding cytochrome c oxidase subunit 3 family protein gives MPEHHRDDEGAKLGMWLFLFTEILLFGGLFVLYAVYLQRYQPDFHLASAELDVRMGALNTVVLITSSAFVAWGIAALKRGNVKVATRMTVLTIAFAAVFLVVKYFEWGAKFHHGLYPGGAELDARAQGQMVYFALYYLMTGLHGVHIVVGMGVLSWVLWLVNTGHVTPERYVALENAGLYWHLVDLIWIYLFPLFYLIT, from the coding sequence ATGCCTGAGCACCATCGCGACGATGAAGGCGCCAAGCTGGGCATGTGGCTGTTCCTGTTTACGGAAATCCTGCTCTTTGGCGGATTGTTCGTGCTCTATGCGGTCTATCTGCAGCGCTATCAACCCGATTTCCATCTGGCTAGCGCAGAGTTGGATGTGCGCATGGGCGCGCTGAACACCGTGGTGCTGATCACCTCCAGCGCTTTTGTGGCCTGGGGTATTGCGGCCTTGAAGCGCGGCAACGTCAAAGTCGCAACCCGAATGACCGTGTTGACCATCGCCTTTGCGGCGGTTTTTCTGGTGGTCAAATATTTCGAGTGGGGAGCCAAGTTCCATCATGGATTGTATCCCGGTGGTGCTGAGCTTGATGCCCGCGCACAGGGACAGATGGTTTACTTTGCCTTGTACTATCTGATGACGGGGCTGCACGGTGTGCACATCGTGGTCGGCATGGGGGTTTTGTCCTGGGTGCTGTGGCTTGTGAATACAGGGCATGTGACCCCGGAGCGATATGTGGCCCTGGAGAATGCGGGGTTGTACTGGCACCTTGTTGATTTGATCTGGATTTATCTGTTCCCGCTGTTCTATCTGATTACATAA
- a CDS encoding DUF2318 domain-containing protein — MKPISILSALVLTAFIAVSTATGAHAFLGMFGKYQQVTPENGTVAIALTEVNDGKAHYYSMNAGDRDIRFFVIKSQDDVLRAAFDACDVCYREGKGYDQDGESMICNNCGQRFHSSRINEVKGGCNPAPLTRTIKGDKLIITQADIMTGAGYF, encoded by the coding sequence GTGAAACCCATTTCCATTCTGTCCGCATTGGTGCTCACCGCCTTCATCGCCGTATCAACGGCCACCGGGGCTCATGCCTTTCTGGGCATGTTCGGCAAATACCAACAAGTCACTCCTGAGAATGGTACCGTGGCCATTGCACTGACGGAGGTCAACGACGGCAAAGCTCACTATTACAGCATGAACGCCGGAGACCGTGATATCCGTTTCTTCGTGATCAAAAGCCAGGATGATGTGCTGCGTGCAGCCTTCGATGCCTGCGACGTCTGCTACCGTGAAGGCAAGGGGTACGACCAGGACGGTGAGTCCATGATCTGCAACAATTGCGGCCAGCGCTTCCACTCCAGCCGCATCAACGAAGTCAAAGGTGGCTGCAATCCGGCTCCACTCACACGCACAATCAAAGGTGACAAGCTGATTATTACGCAAGCGGACATCATGACCGGTGCCGGATACTTTTAG
- a CDS encoding ABC transporter ATP-binding protein yields the protein MLIAQDITKSYLSDGITTTALANADLHVQRGEFVALVGRSGSGKSTMLSVLSTLTAPDQGRLEFEGRDLLAMSETELNALRHSDFAVIFQQHYLLPYLTAQENVLLPFMNRLTPVSSEQAKHARQCLNRVGLSGKHDRLPGQLSGGEQQRVAIARALVKNSRVLFADEPTGSLDRATGEGMMDLLAGLSESGLTVVMVTHDEAHARRAQRIIRMEDGRTIHI from the coding sequence ATGCTCATTGCCCAAGACATCACCAAAAGCTACCTCTCCGATGGGATCACCACCACGGCCCTGGCTAATGCGGACCTGCATGTACAACGCGGCGAATTCGTTGCTCTGGTCGGACGCTCCGGCTCGGGCAAGTCCACCATGCTTTCGGTGCTGTCCACCCTCACAGCTCCGGATCAGGGGCGTTTGGAGTTCGAGGGGCGCGATCTGCTGGCAATGTCGGAAACCGAACTGAATGCACTGCGCCATTCGGACTTCGCGGTGATCTTTCAACAGCATTACCTGCTGCCCTACCTCACGGCACAGGAGAACGTGCTCCTGCCGTTCATGAACCGATTGACTCCTGTCTCGAGTGAACAGGCCAAACACGCACGCCAATGCCTTAACCGGGTGGGACTGTCTGGAAAACACGACCGGCTCCCCGGTCAACTCTCCGGTGGAGAACAGCAACGCGTGGCCATTGCCCGTGCCCTGGTCAAAAATTCACGAGTTCTATTTGCTGACGAACCCACCGGCAGTCTGGACCGAGCCACAGGCGAGGGCATGATGGACCTCTTGGCGGGTCTGTCCGAAAGCGGACTGACCGTGGTCATGGTCACCCATGACGAGGCTCATGCAAGGCGTGCCCAGCGCATCATCCGCATGGAGGATGGCAGAACCATTCACATCTGA
- a CDS encoding FmdE family protein: protein MNTDYSQLLAPSDTIGPYSIDQFIEAATQFHGYAAPGLVLGGFMVDAAIKALPDDTLFDAISETSWCLPDAVQMLSPCSIGNGWLKILNLGLYAVCLYDKFTGKGVRLWLDLDKVEPDSEIKTWLLKLKPKPEQNSKLLRRQIIEAGASICSMRDVQVRPEQLIKRSKGRVVPCPICKEPYPAQFGAICRSCQGESPYVDSPNAERLAEPELVATLVEEAIGGSPLHDMTRIEPGVSKGPEFLHGQVITGGDVCRLQRMGRSRIYLDDQNPGAEWVHENKAATAFAKLMSGPGTRVLGDPREGKSKLVADHDGLLVVDSVRLKQFNHVPGVMCACRQSHSIVQKGAQIAGTRAIPLYLPNRDFQAALQILDEEPLFSIHPLRKARVGVLVTGTEVFTGLVEDKFAPVVSAKVTHLGSQVVDTIKAPDDAKAICEAVQKLVAEQCDLIITTAGLSVDPDDVTRKGLQDAGIADMLYGMPVLPGAMTLVGQLGSVQILGVPACALFHKTTSLDLLLPRLLADTPITRTDLAEFGEGGLCHECKTCTFPKCSFGR, encoded by the coding sequence ATGAACACGGACTACTCACAACTCCTGGCTCCATCCGATACCATTGGCCCCTATTCAATCGATCAATTCATAGAGGCAGCCACCCAGTTCCATGGCTATGCCGCACCAGGCCTCGTCCTGGGAGGCTTCATGGTGGACGCCGCCATCAAAGCCCTACCCGACGACACCCTGTTCGACGCCATCAGCGAAACCTCATGGTGCCTGCCCGATGCGGTTCAGATGCTCTCTCCCTGTTCCATCGGCAACGGCTGGCTCAAAATCCTAAATCTTGGCCTGTACGCCGTGTGTCTGTACGACAAATTCACGGGCAAGGGTGTGCGCCTGTGGCTCGATCTAGACAAAGTGGAGCCTGACTCCGAAATCAAAACCTGGCTACTGAAGCTCAAACCAAAACCCGAGCAGAATTCCAAACTCCTGCGCCGTCAAATTATCGAGGCCGGAGCCAGTATCTGCTCCATGCGCGATGTGCAGGTCAGGCCCGAACAACTCATCAAGCGCAGCAAAGGTCGCGTTGTTCCCTGCCCAATCTGCAAAGAGCCCTACCCGGCCCAATTCGGGGCCATCTGTCGCTCCTGCCAGGGCGAATCGCCCTATGTGGACAGTCCCAACGCAGAGCGTCTGGCTGAGCCTGAGCTCGTTGCCACGCTTGTGGAAGAGGCCATTGGCGGAAGTCCCCTGCACGACATGACCCGCATCGAACCCGGCGTCAGCAAGGGCCCCGAATTCCTGCACGGGCAGGTCATCACCGGCGGCGACGTCTGCCGACTGCAACGCATGGGCCGCAGCCGCATTTACCTGGACGATCAGAATCCCGGAGCCGAATGGGTCCACGAGAACAAGGCCGCAACCGCCTTTGCCAAACTCATGTCCGGCCCCGGAACCAGGGTGCTTGGCGACCCGCGCGAAGGCAAATCAAAGCTTGTGGCCGATCACGACGGCCTACTGGTTGTTGATTCGGTCAGACTCAAACAGTTCAACCATGTCCCCGGCGTCATGTGCGCCTGTCGCCAATCCCACTCCATCGTACAGAAAGGCGCCCAGATCGCAGGCACACGCGCCATCCCTCTGTACCTTCCAAACAGGGACTTCCAGGCAGCGCTTCAGATTCTGGATGAGGAACCACTCTTTTCGATTCACCCGCTCCGCAAGGCCCGGGTCGGTGTGCTGGTCACCGGGACCGAAGTATTCACCGGACTCGTGGAAGACAAGTTCGCGCCTGTTGTGTCCGCAAAGGTGACACATCTGGGAAGTCAGGTGGTCGACACCATCAAGGCACCGGACGATGCCAAGGCCATCTGCGAAGCGGTCCAGAAGCTTGTGGCAGAACAATGTGACCTCATCATCACCACGGCTGGCCTCTCCGTTGACCCAGACGATGTGACCCGCAAGGGGCTCCAGGATGCAGGAATCGCAGACATGCTCTACGGCATGCCCGTGCTCCCCGGAGCCATGACTCTGGTGGGCCAGCTGGGTTCGGTTCAGATTCTGGGGGTCCCGGCCTGCGCCCTCTTCCATAAGACCACAAGCCTTGACCTGCTGTTGCCAAGGCTGCTGGCCGACACCCCTATCACCAGAACTGATCTGGCCGAATTCGGAGAAGGCGGATTGTGCCACGAGTGCAAAACCTGCACCTTCCCCAAATGTTCATTTGGCCGCTAG
- a CDS encoding cytochrome c3 family protein translates to MAMRWVRFCLMTGFVVLVLMLAVLVEAHIFGLDQSCNNFDHEQHQQQMDQDCSACHHRVFEGEEPAACSSAGCHDDLKVRAGVESKYVMIHAADSSYSCIGCHANVGSGPDECGECHRNPRGGRHNRK, encoded by the coding sequence ATGGCAATGAGATGGGTACGCTTTTGTCTGATGACCGGCTTTGTTGTGCTGGTGTTGATGCTGGCCGTGCTGGTGGAGGCCCATATTTTTGGCCTGGACCAGAGCTGCAATAACTTTGATCACGAGCAGCATCAGCAGCAAATGGATCAGGACTGTTCGGCCTGTCACCACAGAGTGTTCGAGGGCGAAGAACCCGCTGCCTGCTCAAGTGCCGGATGTCACGATGACCTGAAGGTACGGGCTGGTGTCGAGTCCAAGTATGTGATGATTCATGCTGCGGATTCCAGCTACAGTTGCATCGGATGCCATGCGAATGTCGGGTCCGGTCCTGATGAGTGTGGTGAATGTCACCGTAATCCCAGGGGTGGCAGGCACAATCGCAAGTGA
- a CDS encoding ABC transporter permease, which produces MNILTIPLRSSRRKWLRSLLLLVVFTLGVSSIVALNNVSRVVGQSLEKKLTAFGANILVYPTSDTLTVSYGGFNLGDMLVDVRYLQEAHTTTQIRGIKNSANIASVAPKLVTMHELGGTSVGLVGVRFEAEQTIKGYWAVNGSYPSGGAQVLLGSAVAERLGLAPGDDLTPLGLSAKVSGLLLPTGSDDDNVVLADLSYVQELTGNPGAVSFVEVAALCAGCPIEDIVQQIADTLPGVEVKALQSIVKQRMYSVNFVKQLILAVSIIILLTACSMVGLSMLSAVNERKKEIGVLRSLGYSRRAIFGIFCFEALFIGALSGLVGYVAGYALSFKVASVLGITTDANLSFVPLHLLVTIGFVAVVTIISAAIPAAKASRIDPAEALISL; this is translated from the coding sequence ATGAATATCCTGACCATCCCTCTACGCAGCAGTCGGCGCAAATGGCTGCGCAGCCTGCTCCTGCTGGTAGTTTTCACGCTAGGTGTTTCATCCATCGTGGCACTGAACAACGTGTCGCGCGTGGTCGGCCAAAGCCTTGAGAAAAAACTTACGGCTTTCGGGGCCAACATTCTGGTCTACCCCACTTCGGACACCCTCACTGTCAGCTACGGTGGTTTCAACCTCGGAGACATGCTGGTGGACGTGCGCTACCTGCAGGAGGCCCACACCACCACGCAAATCAGGGGCATCAAGAATTCTGCCAACATCGCCAGTGTGGCCCCCAAGCTGGTGACCATGCATGAGTTGGGTGGAACCTCCGTGGGCTTGGTGGGCGTGCGCTTCGAGGCCGAACAGACCATCAAGGGCTACTGGGCAGTGAACGGCTCGTATCCTTCCGGCGGGGCACAAGTTCTGCTGGGTTCCGCCGTGGCCGAGCGTCTGGGCCTGGCACCCGGAGACGATCTGACCCCGCTGGGACTTTCGGCAAAAGTCAGTGGTCTGCTGTTGCCCACGGGCAGTGATGACGACAACGTGGTTCTGGCTGACCTGTCTTATGTTCAGGAATTGACCGGCAACCCTGGTGCGGTCAGCTTTGTGGAAGTCGCAGCCCTGTGCGCTGGTTGTCCCATCGAGGACATCGTCCAACAGATTGCCGACACCCTGCCGGGCGTCGAAGTCAAAGCTTTGCAAAGCATCGTCAAACAACGCATGTACTCGGTAAATTTCGTCAAGCAGTTGATTCTGGCGGTGAGCATCATCATCCTGCTCACGGCCTGCTCCATGGTGGGTTTGTCCATGCTTTCGGCCGTGAATGAACGCAAGAAGGAAATCGGCGTTCTGCGGTCCCTGGGCTACTCACGCCGTGCCATCTTCGGCATCTTCTGCTTCGAAGCACTGTTCATCGGAGCCCTCTCCGGTCTGGTGGGCTATGTTGCCGGTTATGCCCTGAGCTTCAAAGTTGCCTCCGTCCTTGGCATCACCACCGACGCCAATCTGAGTTTTGTCCCGCTGCATCTGTTGGTCACCATCGGTTTCGTGGCTGTGGTCACCATTATCTCGGCGGCAATCCCCGCAGCCAAGGCCTCACGCATCGATCCGGCCGAAGCCCTCATTTCGCTCTAG
- a CDS encoding UbiA family prenyltransferase: MSLSVLVALARLRVSSMVGAATVFGALLAGGPVGVGLWAGLGSVLLCAGCSALNQVQERGRDRLMERTRERPLPSEAVTILQALACAFAFMAVGLCFYGFLGGWPLAALGLTVILFYNGLYTPLKPVSTLSLLLGGLPGAIPPLAGWLAVGGMGSDPRILAVCGVFYLWQVPHFWLIAERHREDYERAGFAVPSLVLPKPLRGPLMGLWMLAYFTAILGMALVLPETAAWAFASAAMGFATVTGFFVLGRKRAALISLNAVMALTMLCFLAT, translated from the coding sequence ATGTCTTTGTCGGTGCTTGTGGCTTTGGCGCGTCTCCGGGTGAGCTCGATGGTAGGTGCGGCCACGGTCTTTGGGGCGCTGTTGGCTGGTGGTCCCGTAGGTGTCGGGCTGTGGGCAGGGTTGGGGTCCGTGCTGCTTTGCGCAGGTTGCTCGGCCCTTAATCAGGTTCAGGAGCGCGGGCGAGACAGGCTGATGGAACGCACCCGTGAGAGGCCCTTGCCTTCGGAAGCGGTGACCATTTTGCAGGCCTTGGCCTGTGCCTTTGCGTTCATGGCTGTGGGATTATGTTTCTATGGATTTCTGGGTGGGTGGCCTCTAGCCGCTTTGGGGCTGACGGTGATCCTGTTCTATAATGGTTTGTACACGCCGCTCAAACCGGTCTCGACGCTATCACTGCTGCTTGGTGGTCTACCGGGGGCGATTCCGCCGTTGGCAGGATGGCTGGCGGTGGGTGGAATGGGCAGTGATCCACGAATCCTTGCTGTTTGCGGTGTGTTTTATCTGTGGCAGGTGCCGCATTTCTGGTTGATTGCCGAACGCCATCGCGAGGACTATGAGCGTGCAGGGTTCGCGGTCCCCTCTCTGGTTCTACCCAAACCATTGCGAGGGCCCCTGATGGGCTTGTGGATGCTGGCCTATTTTACGGCCATTCTGGGTATGGCTCTGGTCTTGCCGGAAACTGCGGCCTGGGCCTTTGCCTCGGCAGCCATGGGCTTTGCGACGGTGACCGGTTTTTTTGTCTTGGGTCGCAAACGGGCGGCGTTGATTTCACTCAATGCCGTAATGGCGTTAACGATGCTTTGCTTTCTCGCCACCTGA
- the coxB gene encoding cytochrome c oxidase subunit II, with translation MIPQVFDAAKQVDQAFLIILGISVGILVLVTVLLAVFVVRYHHTRHPEPVEIPGNVWLELAWTIIPAILVMGMFWFGWDSYKAMRAAPENSLIIGVEGRMWSWSFLYPDGKRSSQLVAPVDTPIKLSMTSVDVIHSFYVPAMRIKMDTVPGMTTYVWFKSDSVGDFDILCAEYCGLKHANMIARLSVVSQDDYKAWLAGEASEGAAKGVALLEDYGCTACHSLDGTDGVGPSFKGISGRRFVAELPDGSETQMIADAKYLKRAILKPDAEYVKGYSPAMPAYEGAIPDDDLEAMVNFMLSGDATPKPAGREMAEEEGCLSCHSTDGSVIAGPSFKGVAGTMRQVVADGAVRSIKADREYLRESIVSPENKLTEGFDPMMPAYDYLDPAQVEALIDYIESLGQGS, from the coding sequence ATGATTCCGCAGGTCTTCGACGCCGCAAAGCAGGTCGACCAGGCCTTCTTGATTATCCTGGGAATCTCCGTGGGGATTCTGGTGCTGGTGACAGTGCTGCTGGCCGTGTTCGTGGTGCGCTACCATCACACCCGTCATCCCGAGCCGGTTGAAATCCCCGGTAATGTCTGGCTGGAGCTCGCCTGGACGATCATTCCTGCCATTCTGGTGATGGGGATGTTCTGGTTTGGCTGGGACAGCTACAAGGCCATGCGTGCCGCGCCTGAGAATTCATTGATTATCGGCGTGGAAGGCCGGATGTGGTCCTGGTCATTCCTCTATCCCGATGGCAAGCGCTCCAGCCAGTTGGTGGCCCCTGTCGATACCCCGATCAAGTTGTCCATGACCTCCGTGGACGTGATTCACAGTTTTTATGTTCCGGCCATGCGCATCAAGATGGATACCGTGCCGGGCATGACCACCTACGTCTGGTTCAAGTCCGACTCCGTGGGTGATTTCGACATCCTTTGCGCCGAGTATTGCGGTCTGAAACACGCCAACATGATCGCCAGACTATCGGTGGTGAGCCAGGATGATTACAAGGCATGGCTCGCGGGTGAGGCCAGCGAAGGCGCGGCCAAGGGCGTTGCTCTCTTGGAGGATTACGGCTGCACAGCCTGTCATTCTCTTGATGGGACCGATGGTGTGGGGCCGAGCTTCAAGGGTATTTCGGGCCGTCGATTTGTGGCGGAACTGCCCGATGGTTCGGAAACCCAGATGATTGCCGACGCCAAATACTTGAAGCGTGCCATCCTGAAACCGGATGCAGAATACGTGAAGGGCTATTCACCAGCCATGCCTGCCTACGAGGGGGCCATTCCGGACGATGATTTGGAAGCCATGGTCAATTTCATGCTCAGTGGTGATGCCACGCCCAAGCCTGCCGGGCGGGAAATGGCCGAGGAGGAAGGGTGTTTGTCCTGTCATTCCACGGATGGTTCCGTCATTGCCGGGCCGTCGTTCAAAGGGGTGGCCGGAACCATGCGTCAGGTTGTGGCGGATGGCGCAGTGCGTTCCATCAAGGCTGATCGGGAATATTTACGTGAATCCATTGTTTCCCCCGAGAATAAGCTGACCGAGGGCTTTGACCCCATGATGCCTGCCTATGACTATCTTGATCCTGCGCAGGTGGAAGCCCTGATCGATTACATCGAAAGCCTGGGACAGGGGAGCTGA
- a CDS encoding SCO family protein has protein sequence MRVPAMLAVVLVTVACLGVSIAAGVPTEQSHEAMVSEGAHAIGDAPAKASLSMDDMDMQGMDMQGVSDDAQAVPAKPHDHEAMMAKAEQEGPPVGVIEHLGAFLPGDAWFTDSTGQRVNLRELVGNTPTILLPVYYSCPNVCHILQSSFARILPQVNLVPGEEIQVISLSFDERDSPRTSANSKRNFAMALGAKFPPEYWHFLSGDKQNIHRAMEAVGFRFKRVDQDFAHPVVIIAVAPGGKIVRYLYGTDFLPFDVTMAATEAAEGKTGLSVKRMLSYCFNYDPEGRRYTFDLMRVAGVSILSFIAIMLIILFSVGRKKKRR, from the coding sequence ATGCGTGTGCCAGCAATGTTGGCGGTGGTCCTTGTGACTGTGGCCTGTCTTGGAGTGTCCATTGCCGCCGGCGTACCCACTGAACAGAGTCATGAAGCCATGGTTTCGGAGGGGGCACATGCGATTGGTGATGCTCCAGCCAAGGCCTCCCTCTCCATGGATGACATGGATATGCAGGGGATGGATATGCAGGGGGTGTCCGACGATGCACAGGCTGTCCCAGCCAAGCCCCATGACCATGAAGCCATGATGGCCAAGGCCGAACAGGAAGGCCCTCCCGTGGGAGTGATTGAGCATTTGGGGGCATTTCTACCCGGGGATGCCTGGTTCACCGACTCCACCGGCCAGCGGGTCAATCTGCGCGAACTGGTGGGGAACACTCCTACCATCCTGCTGCCTGTCTATTACAGCTGCCCCAACGTCTGTCACATTCTGCAAAGCTCCTTTGCCCGGATTTTACCCCAGGTCAATCTTGTCCCCGGCGAGGAGATCCAGGTGATCTCCCTGTCTTTTGATGAACGTGACAGTCCGCGCACCTCAGCCAATTCCAAACGCAATTTTGCAATGGCCCTGGGCGCTAAGTTTCCGCCCGAGTATTGGCATTTTCTGAGTGGTGACAAGCAGAATATTCACCGGGCAATGGAGGCCGTTGGCTTCCGATTCAAGCGCGTGGATCAGGACTTTGCGCACCCCGTGGTGATCATTGCCGTTGCCCCTGGCGGCAAGATCGTACGGTATCTCTACGGAACGGATTTTTTGCCCTTTGATGTGACCATGGCAGCCACCGAAGCGGCCGAGGGAAAAACAGGGCTGTCCGTCAAGCGCATGCTCTCCTACTGCTTCAACTACGACCCTGAGGGGCGCCGTTACACCTTCGATCTGATGCGTGTGGCTGGTGTGTCCATCCTGAGTTTTATCGCCATTATGCTGATTATTCTGTTCTCTGTGGGCAGAAAGAAGAAACGCCGCTAA
- a CDS encoding DUF4079 family protein, with protein MLWIHPVLQLLCTLLALYVMVLGVQRFRASHLKQKVMFNWKRHVFYGKIVLIIWFVAFVWGAGAARILWGASDLTGIHYVIGLIMLPLLVTGYATGHVLDTVKKRRAVLPVVHGLNNMLLLGLALYQVWTGIEVVRVFLLP; from the coding sequence ATGCTTTGGATACATCCCGTTCTTCAATTACTGTGCACCCTGCTGGCTCTGTATGTGATGGTGTTGGGTGTGCAGCGCTTTCGTGCCTCGCACCTCAAGCAGAAGGTGATGTTCAATTGGAAGCGACATGTGTTCTACGGCAAGATTGTGCTGATTATCTGGTTCGTGGCCTTTGTGTGGGGCGCAGGCGCTGCGCGCATCCTTTGGGGGGCCAGCGACTTGACCGGGATTCATTACGTCATTGGACTGATTATGCTACCGCTTTTGGTCACGGGGTATGCTACCGGTCATGTGTTGGACACGGTCAAGAAGCGTCGGGCAGTGTTGCCTGTGGTGCATGGCCTGAATAATATGCTGCTGCTTGGGCTGGCTCTCTACCAAGTTTGGACAGGAATTGAAGTGGTCAGGGTTTTTTTGCTGCCGTAA
- the ctaD gene encoding cytochrome c oxidase subunit I, with protein MTESTAQGTFWDKRGLASWLFTTDHKRIGMLYLWCIMAFFAIGVVLGLLIRLELIAPGQTIMGQQAYNATFTLHGVIMIFLVVIPSVPAAFGNIFLPLQLGADDVAFPRLNMFSWWLYAIGAVIALAALFTGDGPPDTGWTFYVPFSAVTTTNVSVAVTAVFILGFSSILTGMNFVVTIHRLRAEGMTWGRLPLFGWSLYATAWIQVLATPILGITLLLIFAERVLGMGIFDPSRGGDPILYQHLFWIYSHPAVYIMILPAMGVISEIIPVFARKAIFGYKTIAVSSLAIAFAGSLVWAHHMFVSGMSDTAVMVFSLLTFIVAIPSAVKVFNWTSTLYKGSIRLEPPLVYALGFIFLFTMGGITGLVLGSAGTDIHVHDTYFVVGHFHYVIFGGTGFGMFAALHYWLPKVYGRMYNKKWANISAVILVIGMNGLYFPMYILGLAGMPRRYFDYLPQYTSMHVASTVGSWITAVGLVMMAVNLWVGMRSGPRVGRNPWGAATLEWRTKSPPPTHNFDEEPIVDRGPYDFKGVQPDA; from the coding sequence ATGACTGAATCCACCGCTCAAGGCACCTTCTGGGATAAGCGAGGGCTGGCCTCGTGGTTGTTCACCACGGACCACAAGCGCATCGGGATGCTCTATCTGTGGTGCATCATGGCCTTTTTTGCCATTGGTGTGGTCCTGGGTCTTTTGATCCGTCTGGAGCTCATTGCTCCGGGGCAGACCATCATGGGCCAGCAAGCCTATAACGCCACTTTCACCCTGCACGGGGTGATCATGATCTTTCTGGTGGTCATTCCCAGTGTCCCCGCCGCGTTTGGAAATATCTTCCTGCCCTTGCAGCTGGGGGCGGATGATGTGGCCTTCCCCCGGCTGAATATGTTCTCCTGGTGGCTGTATGCCATCGGTGCGGTCATCGCCCTGGCGGCACTGTTCACGGGGGATGGTCCGCCTGATACGGGTTGGACGTTCTATGTTCCGTTCTCGGCGGTGACCACCACCAATGTCTCGGTGGCCGTGACGGCGGTCTTCATCCTTGGCTTTTCGTCCATTCTGACGGGCATGAATTTCGTGGTCACCATCCATCGCTTGCGCGCCGAGGGCATGACCTGGGGGCGATTGCCGCTGTTTGGCTGGTCCCTGTATGCCACGGCCTGGATTCAGGTTCTGGCCACTCCCATTTTGGGTATTACGCTGCTCTTGATCTTTGCCGAGCGTGTGCTTGGAATGGGCATCTTCGACCCCTCGCGAGGTGGCGACCCCATTCTCTACCAGCACCTGTTCTGGATCTATTCGCATCCGGCAGTGTACATCATGATTCTGCCCGCCATGGGGGTGATCTCCGAGATCATTCCCGTGTTCGCGCGCAAGGCCATCTTTGGCTACAAGACCATCGCCGTGTCCAGCCTCGCCATTGCCTTTGCCGGGTCACTGGTCTGGGCGCACCACATGTTTGTCTCTGGCATGAGTGATACGGCGGTGATGGTTTTTTCACTGCTGACCTTTATCGTGGCCATCCCTTCGGCCGTGAAGGTCTTCAACTGGACCAGTACGCTCTACAAGGGTTCCATTCGGCTGGAGCCTCCGCTGGTCTATGCCCTGGGCTTCATCTTCCTGTTCACCATGGGCGGCATCACCGGTTTGGTGCTGGGCAGTGCCGGGACGGATATCCATGTGCATGACACCTATTTCGTGGTTGGGCATTTCCACTACGTGATTTTCGGAGGCACGGGCTTCGGAATGTTTGCGGCCCTGCATTACTGGCTGCCCAAGGTCTATGGCCGGATGTATAATAAGAAGTGGGCGAATATCAGTGCCGTGATTCTGGTTATCGGCATGAATGGTCTTTACTTTCCCATGTATATCCTCGGTCTGGCCGGAATGCCCCGTCGTTATTTCGATTATCTGCCGCAGTACACCAGTATGCATGTCGCCAGCACCGTGGGCTCCTGGATCACCGCCGTGGGGCTGGTGATGATGGCCGTGAACCTTTGGGTGGGGATGCGCTCCGGCCCACGTGTGGGGCGGAACCCATGGGGTGCGGCCACTCTGGAATGGCGCACGAAGTCCCCTCCTCCCACGCATAATTTCGATGAGGAACCGATCGTGGATCGTGGCCCGTACGATTTTAAGGGGGTTCAGCCCGATGCCTGA
- a CDS encoding cytochrome C oxidase subunit IV family protein: MNTAEHVPHHGPGYGLLAGIWGLLLVLTWVTVWAAGIDLGYLNVVAALAIATTKASLVILYFMHLKYENWMLKGFVLLTFVILAIFIGLTFFDTAYRGAV; encoded by the coding sequence ATGAATACAGCCGAACATGTTCCGCATCATGGCCCTGGCTATGGCCTGTTGGCTGGAATCTGGGGGCTGTTGCTGGTACTGACCTGGGTGACGGTCTGGGCTGCGGGCATTGATTTGGGGTATCTGAACGTGGTTGCGGCTTTGGCCATTGCCACGACCAAGGCCTCGCTGGTTATCCTGTATTTCATGCATCTGAAGTACGAAAACTGGATGCTCAAGGGCTTCGTGCTCCTGACCTTCGTGATTCTGGCCATCTTCATTGGATTGACATTCTTTGATACGGCCTACAGGGGGGCGGTATGA
- a CDS encoding c-type cytochrome, translating into MSTVVMISALAAATAFADGGELYKRCAGCHGADGSKQAMGVSAPLKGQCSEDLEKKMLGYLDGSYGGAKKMIMTNTLKKLSPEQIKELADHIAGF; encoded by the coding sequence ATGTCCACCGTGGTCATGATCTCCGCTCTGGCGGCGGCAACTGCCTTTGCAGACGGCGGAGAATTGTACAAACGCTGCGCGGGTTGCCATGGGGCTGATGGCTCCAAACAGGCCATGGGCGTCAGTGCCCCTCTTAAAGGCCAGTGTTCCGAGGATCTGGAAAAGAAGATGCTCGGATATCTTGATGGCAGCTACGGCGGAGCCAAGAAGATGATCATGACCAATACGCTCAAAAAGCTCAGTCCTGAACAGATCAAGGAACTCGCTGATCATATTGCCGGTTTCTAG